One stretch of Thermanaerosceptrum fracticalcis DNA includes these proteins:
- a CDS encoding IS110 family transposase produces MCGDPVTVFSLTISLQGGRILRIVYPICCGVDVHKTFLVATLITTQGIVPSYKKKRFSTFNKSILAFKQWLIDNNCFDVCMESTGKYYVPIYNLLEDSIRVTVANPKWVAAVKGNKDDVKDSKWIGDLFRLGLVPGSFIPSKNIRILREYTRYRFKLVSCKSSEKNRFQNAFTVCNVALDAVVSDMFGKSASSITDYLVNSDSFDPKHCVSLLQRSLKKKADEVIESIEGFQMSAEQKTRIRFVRKHLDFVEQLIADLDQTIARLAAPLESAIALLCTIPGVDRNIAITILSEIGTDMSQFSSSKRLCCWGGLTPGNNQSAGKKKSVRITRAGVYLKPTLVQAAHAAVKSNSSAYYRIKYERISKRRGKKRAIIAIARMILTATYHMLQSGEVFNPCDLYHVDMPVELRNKQKEKALRQAAKLLVAHGIVNPEHITLPA; encoded by the coding sequence ATGTGCGGCGATCCAGTCACTGTCTTCTCCCTCACAATTTCATTGCAAGGAGGGAGAATTCTGAGAATCGTTTATCCCATCTGTTGTGGCGTCGATGTACACAAGACATTTCTCGTCGCTACGCTCATCACAACGCAGGGTATCGTTCCGAGTTACAAAAAAAAGCGTTTTTCTACCTTTAACAAATCCATTCTGGCGTTTAAGCAGTGGCTGATTGACAACAACTGCTTTGACGTTTGCATGGAGAGCACCGGGAAGTATTATGTTCCCATATACAATTTGCTGGAGGACAGCATCCGGGTTACCGTCGCCAACCCCAAGTGGGTTGCTGCTGTTAAGGGCAACAAGGATGATGTCAAGGATTCCAAGTGGATCGGCGATCTTTTTCGCCTCGGTCTGGTTCCCGGTAGCTTTATCCCGTCCAAGAACATCCGCATTTTGCGGGAGTATACGCGATACCGCTTCAAGCTCGTTTCCTGTAAATCCAGCGAAAAGAACCGCTTTCAGAACGCTTTCACCGTTTGCAATGTCGCCCTTGATGCTGTCGTTTCCGACATGTTTGGCAAATCTGCCTCTTCCATCACGGACTACCTTGTAAACTCGGATTCTTTCGATCCAAAACATTGCGTTTCCTTGCTGCAACGCTCCTTGAAGAAGAAAGCCGACGAGGTCATCGAATCTATTGAGGGTTTTCAAATGTCTGCGGAACAGAAGACACGCATCCGTTTCGTCCGCAAACACTTGGATTTCGTGGAGCAGCTCATTGCCGACCTCGACCAAACCATCGCCCGGTTGGCTGCACCCTTGGAAAGCGCCATTGCCCTACTGTGTACCATTCCCGGAGTTGACCGTAACATAGCCATTACGATCCTCTCCGAAATTGGTACGGATATGTCTCAGTTCTCATCCTCGAAACGCTTATGCTGCTGGGGGGGACTAACGCCCGGCAACAATCAATCCGCAGGCAAAAAGAAGTCCGTTCGCATTACGAGGGCCGGGGTTTATCTCAAGCCCACGCTCGTGCAAGCAGCCCATGCCGCTGTAAAATCGAATTCTTCCGCTTACTACCGTATCAAATATGAGCGGATATCCAAGCGCCGAGGGAAGAAACGAGCCATAATCGCCATTGCCAGAATGATACTTACAGCCACTTATCATATGCTCCAATCAGGTGAAGTCTTCAATCCTTGTGACCTCTACCATGTTGATATGCCGGTGGAGCTTCGCAATAAGCAAAAGGAGAAAGCTTTGAGGCAAGCTGCTAAACTCTTGGTTGCCCATGGTATCGTAAACCCCGAACATATCACGCTGCCTGCTTAA
- a CDS encoding molybdopterin-binding protein, whose translation MRKVKVEEAVGMVLAHDITKIVPGEFKGAAFKKGHVVRSEDIPRLLDLGKEHLYVWEAKEGWLHEDDAARAIVEATAGTGLTFSEPKEGKINYVAKFPGILKIDVERLYRVNSVDQVVLSTLHNNMPVKEGQVVAGTRVIPLVIEEEKINQVKAIGQKSPLIQVIPLKAKKVGIVTTGNEVFKGRIKDGFGPALERKMGHYGCEIVKQIIVPDDTRLIKNAIIEVKEAGAEIILTTGGMSVDPDDVTPLSIRELGADIVSYGSPVLPGAMFLLAYWLGTPILGLPGCVMYAKQTVFDLVFPRLLAEEILKKQDLIQLGHGGLCMDCEVCRYPACSFGKA comes from the coding sequence ATGCGTAAGGTTAAGGTGGAAGAGGCTGTGGGGATGGTCCTGGCCCATGATATTACCAAGATTGTACCGGGGGAATTTAAGGGGGCTGCTTTTAAAAAAGGACATGTGGTACGTTCTGAGGATATACCCAGGCTCTTGGACCTGGGAAAAGAACATCTTTATGTCTGGGAAGCCAAAGAAGGCTGGCTCCATGAGGATGACGCCGCCAGGGCCATTGTCGAAGCAACGGCGGGAACAGGTTTAACCTTTTCTGAACCCAAAGAGGGAAAGATTAATTATGTGGCTAAGTTTCCCGGTATCCTGAAAATTGATGTGGAAAGGCTGTACCGGGTGAATTCCGTAGATCAGGTGGTTCTTTCCACCCTGCATAACAATATGCCGGTGAAAGAAGGGCAGGTTGTAGCCGGTACGCGCGTTATACCACTGGTCATCGAGGAAGAGAAAATAAACCAGGTCAAGGCCATAGGGCAAAAAAGCCCCCTCATCCAGGTTATACCCCTGAAGGCGAAAAAAGTTGGTATTGTGACTACGGGAAACGAAGTATTCAAAGGAAGGATCAAAGACGGTTTTGGCCCGGCTCTGGAAAGGAAAATGGGCCATTACGGCTGTGAGATTGTGAAGCAGATTATTGTTCCCGATGATACCAGGTTGATTAAGAATGCCATTATTGAGGTCAAAGAAGCAGGAGCGGAGATAATCTTAACCACGGGCGGCATGTCAGTAGACCCCGATGATGTTACGCCTTTAAGCATCAGAGAATTAGGGGCGGATATTGTCAGTTATGGTTCACCTGTACTGCCGGGGGCTATGTTCTTGCTGGCTTACTGGCTTGGGACACCCATCCTGGGCTTACCCGGCTGTGTCATGTATGCCAAGCAGACGGTTTTTGACCTGGTGTTTCCCCGTTTGCTGGCAGAGGAAATCCTGAAAAAACAGGATTTAATACAATTAGGGCATGGTGGGTTATGTATGGACTGTGAAGTATGCCGCTATCCGGCTTGTAGTTTTGGTAAGGCCTAG
- a CDS encoding XdhC family protein: MMKIYQKIVELLEQGEVIALARITSQKGSAPRGSGAKMLVRQDGSIFGTIGGGPLEARVIQEAKESIAKRENKLLEYDLNKELSGGLNMQCGGQVQVSIEIIAPPPHLIIAGAGHIGQVLAQFAHALDWQVSVVDDREELLAPGKLPPGVCGVWGETYVEAIRKVKITHNAYIVIVTKDADAQVLEEVIHSPAAYIGMIGSQRKVALVKKNLEQKGVDPERLQAVHAPIGLDIKAETPAEIAVSILGEIIMVMRGGHDPRPMSVVSW, encoded by the coding sequence ATGATGAAGATATACCAAAAGATCGTTGAATTACTGGAGCAGGGAGAGGTTATTGCTTTAGCTCGCATTACCAGTCAAAAGGGATCGGCCCCCAGGGGGTCAGGGGCCAAGATGCTGGTACGCCAGGATGGCTCCATTTTTGGCACCATTGGGGGTGGACCCCTAGAAGCCCGGGTTATTCAGGAAGCTAAAGAGAGTATCGCCAAACGGGAAAACAAACTGCTGGAATATGACTTGAACAAAGAGTTAAGCGGCGGCTTGAATATGCAGTGCGGGGGACAGGTCCAGGTATCTATCGAAATCATTGCCCCACCACCTCACCTGATCATTGCAGGAGCCGGGCATATTGGCCAAGTCTTAGCCCAATTTGCTCATGCATTAGATTGGCAGGTTTCAGTAGTTGATGATAGGGAGGAGCTTCTTGCTCCCGGGAAACTGCCGCCGGGCGTATGTGGTGTTTGGGGTGAAACCTATGTGGAGGCCATCAGGAAAGTTAAGATTACGCACAATGCTTATATCGTTATTGTGACAAAGGATGCCGATGCCCAGGTCCTGGAGGAAGTCATTCATTCTCCTGCCGCTTATATCGGCATGATTGGCAGTCAAAGAAAGGTGGCCCTGGTCAAAAAGAACCTTGAACAAAAAGGTGTGGACCCAGAAAGACTGCAGGCTGTCCATGCCCCCATCGGTCTGGATATTAAAGCAGAAACACCGGCAGAAATAGCCGTGAGTATTTTAGGGGAAATTATTATGGTGATGAGAGGCGGCCACGACCCGAGACCTATGTCAGTTGTTAGTTGGTAG
- a CDS encoding nucleotidyltransferase family protein, which produces MTENLGVAVLAAGLARRMGKPKLLLPFGHDTILGHVLRTASALPWGGKVAVIGEPQMLLRNICQLYKFPAVYNPNHEQGMSTSLRRALQELPLTVDGIIFLLGDQPFITLDLIKAMTREFAARKNPGAIIVPSFRGQYYSPVLFGCNWRDELLQLCGDEGGRRLIRNHPEAVIPLVWDKHEPFYDIDTIEDYNSLCKEWMDDEDIPKDR; this is translated from the coding sequence ATGACGGAAAACTTGGGAGTGGCAGTGTTAGCGGCAGGTTTGGCCAGGCGCATGGGAAAACCGAAGCTTCTTTTGCCTTTTGGTCATGATACTATCCTGGGTCATGTCCTGCGCACAGCCAGTGCTCTTCCCTGGGGGGGAAAAGTGGCCGTTATAGGTGAACCTCAGATGTTGCTAAGGAATATTTGCCAGCTCTACAAGTTTCCCGCTGTTTATAATCCAAACCATGAACAGGGTATGAGCACATCCTTGCGCAGAGCTTTACAGGAGCTTCCTCTCACAGTTGATGGGATTATCTTTCTTTTAGGAGATCAGCCCTTTATTACACTGGATTTAATAAAGGCCATGACGCGAGAGTTTGCTGCCAGGAAAAATCCTGGGGCTATCATTGTGCCAAGTTTTAGGGGGCAGTATTATAGCCCTGTGCTTTTCGGTTGTAACTGGCGGGATGAATTACTCCAGCTTTGCGGTGATGAAGGAGGCAGGAGGCTAATCCGCAATCATCCTGAAGCGGTGATTCCGCTGGTCTGGGATAAACATGAGCCCTTTTATGATATTGATACCATAGAAGATTATAATTCCCTATGTAAGGAGTGGATGGATGATGAAGATATACCAAAAGATCGTTGA
- the yqeC gene encoding selenium cofactor biosynthesis protein YqeC — protein MKFSEALKVWEAGIITAVGAGGKTSLLLSLAAEWRERKAPFLLTTTTKMFFWQVQNHRPVMCRDYERGVRYLRKSLDRHGFASWFTRWRGTKVDGVPPHWLDMFFQAQLVPHIFVEGDGARRKLIKAPAPHEPVVPLSNHLTLGVINLGALGRDLTPQYVHRPEILAHLLGKSLGDTIEVRDIAVLAGHKEGIFKGTPGKKALVLTGGSRTNVSSGEKILKYLSTANEVGIKHFILTEGFGGKMRVIEVFHL, from the coding sequence ATGAAATTTTCTGAAGCCCTGAAGGTATGGGAAGCGGGAATCATCACTGCCGTAGGGGCAGGGGGAAAAACTTCCCTGCTCCTCTCTTTAGCCGCCGAGTGGCGTGAGAGAAAAGCCCCTTTTCTACTTACGACAACCACGAAAATGTTCTTCTGGCAGGTGCAAAATCACCGGCCCGTGATGTGCAGGGATTATGAACGCGGTGTACGATATCTTCGCAAATCGCTGGACAGGCACGGCTTTGCTTCCTGGTTTACCAGGTGGCGCGGGACCAAGGTAGACGGAGTTCCACCCCACTGGTTGGACATGTTTTTTCAAGCTCAATTGGTTCCCCATATTTTTGTAGAGGGGGATGGGGCCAGGCGTAAACTGATTAAAGCGCCGGCACCTCATGAACCAGTGGTTCCCCTTTCCAACCACCTGACACTGGGTGTGATTAACCTGGGGGCCCTTGGCCGTGATCTTACTCCCCAGTATGTGCACCGGCCGGAAATTCTTGCCCATTTACTTGGTAAATCCCTGGGTGATACCATAGAGGTGAGAGACATTGCTGTTCTTGCCGGACATAAAGAGGGAATTTTTAAAGGGACCCCGGGGAAAAAAGCCCTGGTTCTCACCGGCGGGAGCCGGACAAATGTATCTTCTGGAGAGAAAATACTGAAATATTTGTCAACTGCCAACGAGGTTGGCATTAAGCACTTTATATTAACAGAGGGATTCGGCGGAAAGATGCGCGTAATCGAGGTGTTTCATTTATGA